One stretch of Segatella copri DNA includes these proteins:
- a CDS encoding TonB-dependent receptor, giving the protein MQKKVNLAMLALFSCSLAMAQNEKTDQNVAQGLDENAFTFSEAQLGEDDDMSSNVTILNSTSNVYASQAGYLFSPARFRYRAFNQKYNDVYINGASMNDMETGQFRFSNIGGLNRFSRNVDFALPFEANGYSMTGMAGSNNYDFRAGSMQEGQYASVGVANRNYTLRGLYSYSSGFNEKGWAITAGLTYRWANQGYVEGTIYNALSYFFGVQKKWMNGHSLSFSTWGNPTERSTQGASTDEAYWLANDYQYNPYWGYQNGHKRNSRVVNDFAPSAIATWDWEINDQMKLTTSVFGKYSMYKSTKLNYNNAENPQPDYWKNMPSANYYVWGDYKNGNNMYTWENWNNAVNYWQASKQNRQINWDRLYYANQQAAKNGQDLLYYVQAKHNDNLTLTLSSVLNTKLTKKSNLATGIMLGKSTNQHYQTLEDMLGGAIFHNINTYALGDYPKTDPRVQYDLNTAGPNNTGKLVYEGDKFGYDYRIDVNKANAWSTYTAEFYNMKAMLSGRIGYTGMNRRGYMRNGMAPNNSQGKSGTANFLDGGVKGSLNVDMGRGHAFSIGAGYELRAPMASTAFISPEISNDFVTNLKNERIFSSEFSYLYRNAWLSANVSGYYSRLENVTEWQNFYNDDENSFTYVSMTGLKKEYYGVEVGAKFKLTSWLDLKTLGAMSEAKNINNVNAVYMLSKSAEVYQDKAYVMNMRESGTPLTVGSIGLDAHVNGWFVNLNANYYDRIYLSYSPSYRYEKVLTNRQAAYKAFPEIFAPTTLDGMSWTEDAVAQEKGHGGWMVDLSIGKSVRLKKGSLNFNLMITNLLNNQTIVTGGYEQNSRSSYTLDANGNVKNPRLYQFSKNPKKYYTWGTNGMFQVSYRF; this is encoded by the coding sequence ATGCAGAAGAAAGTAAACTTAGCAATGTTAGCGCTCTTCTCGTGTTCATTGGCTATGGCTCAGAACGAAAAGACTGACCAGAACGTAGCACAGGGACTTGACGAGAATGCTTTCACCTTCTCCGAGGCACAGTTGGGCGAGGACGATGACATGTCATCCAATGTCACCATCCTCAATTCTACCAGCAACGTATACGCGAGCCAGGCAGGTTATCTGTTCTCGCCTGCACGTTTCCGCTACCGTGCCTTCAACCAGAAGTACAACGATGTCTATATCAACGGTGCTTCCATGAACGACATGGAGACCGGACAGTTCCGTTTCTCCAACATCGGCGGTTTGAACCGATTCTCCAGGAACGTAGACTTCGCCCTGCCTTTCGAAGCCAACGGCTATTCGATGACGGGCATGGCAGGCTCCAACAACTATGATTTCCGTGCCGGAAGCATGCAGGAAGGACAGTATGCCAGCGTAGGTGTTGCCAACCGCAACTATACCCTGCGCGGACTCTACTCCTACTCCAGCGGTTTCAACGAGAAGGGATGGGCCATTACAGCCGGTCTCACCTACCGCTGGGCTAACCAGGGATACGTAGAGGGAACCATTTACAACGCCCTCTCCTATTTCTTCGGTGTACAGAAGAAGTGGATGAACGGCCACTCGCTGAGCTTCTCTACATGGGGTAACCCGACAGAAAGAAGCACCCAGGGAGCATCTACCGACGAGGCTTACTGGCTGGCAAACGACTACCAGTATAACCCATACTGGGGATACCAGAACGGACACAAGAGAAACTCACGCGTAGTGAACGACTTTGCCCCTTCTGCCATCGCTACATGGGACTGGGAAATCAACGACCAGATGAAGCTCACCACATCGGTGTTCGGAAAATACTCTATGTACAAGAGCACCAAGCTCAACTACAACAACGCAGAGAATCCACAGCCAGACTACTGGAAGAACATGCCATCTGCCAACTACTATGTATGGGGCGACTACAAGAACGGCAACAACATGTATACCTGGGAAAACTGGAACAACGCCGTAAACTACTGGCAGGCAAGCAAGCAGAACCGACAGATTAACTGGGACCGCCTGTACTATGCCAACCAGCAGGCAGCCAAGAACGGACAAGATCTGCTCTACTATGTTCAGGCTAAGCACAACGACAACCTGACCCTGACCCTCTCGTCCGTGCTGAACACCAAGCTGACCAAGAAATCGAACCTGGCTACGGGTATCATGCTCGGAAAGAGTACCAACCAGCACTATCAGACACTGGAAGACATGCTGGGCGGTGCCATCTTCCACAACATCAACACCTATGCCCTGGGCGATTATCCTAAGACCGACCCACGTGTGCAGTACGACCTGAACACAGCCGGTCCTAACAACACAGGCAAGCTGGTTTACGAGGGTGACAAGTTCGGTTACGACTATCGCATCGACGTGAACAAGGCAAACGCATGGAGCACCTATACAGCCGAATTCTACAACATGAAGGCGATGCTGAGCGGACGTATCGGATATACCGGAATGAACCGCCGCGGCTACATGCGCAACGGTATGGCACCGAACAACAGCCAGGGCAAGAGCGGCACAGCCAACTTCCTGGACGGTGGCGTAAAGGGAAGCCTGAACGTGGATATGGGCAGAGGTCATGCCTTCAGCATCGGAGCCGGATACGAGCTGCGTGCGCCGATGGCAAGCACAGCCTTCATCTCGCCTGAAATCAGCAACGACTTCGTGACTAACCTCAAGAACGAGCGCATCTTCAGCTCTGAATTCAGCTACCTGTATCGCAACGCATGGCTGAGTGCCAACGTGAGCGGTTACTACAGCCGACTGGAGAACGTTACGGAATGGCAGAACTTCTACAACGATGATGAGAACTCATTCACCTACGTGAGCATGACCGGACTGAAGAAGGAATACTATGGTGTAGAGGTGGGCGCTAAGTTCAAGCTCACATCATGGCTCGACCTGAAGACTCTGGGCGCTATGAGCGAGGCGAAGAACATCAACAATGTAAACGCCGTATACATGCTCTCAAAGAGTGCTGAGGTTTACCAGGACAAGGCTTACGTGATGAATATGCGCGAGAGTGGCACACCGCTCACAGTGGGAAGCATCGGTCTCGATGCCCACGTAAACGGATGGTTCGTCAACCTCAATGCCAACTACTACGACCGCATCTACCTCTCTTATTCTCCAAGCTACAGATATGAGAAGGTGCTGACCAACCGCCAGGCTGCCTACAAGGCATTCCCTGAAATCTTTGCTCCTACTACACTCGACGGTATGAGCTGGACTGAGGATGCTGTAGCCCAGGAGAAGGGTCACGGAGGATGGATGGTTGACCTGAGCATAGGCAAGAGCGTGAGACTGAAGAAGGGATCTCTCAACTTTAACCTCATGATTACCAACCTGCTGAACAACCAGACCATCGTAACAGGCGGATATGAGCAGAACTCTCGTTCAAGCTATACACTGGATGCTAACGGCAACGTGAAGAATCCACGCCTCTACCAGTTCTCTAAGAATCCTAAGAAGTATTACACCTGGGGTACCAACGGCATGTTCCAGGTATCTTACAGATTCTAA